One part of the Armatimonadota bacterium genome encodes these proteins:
- a CDS encoding sugar phosphate isomerase/epimerase family protein, which translates to MEIGVFNSLRNGGKCFDHVEQFGLKVCQLGVWDYSQATPVAAETVKAESARTGVRVCAVWAGWTGPAAWNFTEGPITLGLVPPAYRAMRVKQLKKGADFAAACGAPAIITHAGFIPENLTDPAFAEVVVALRDVANYCKNLGLGFWFETGQETPIVLLRTIKHIGTDNLGVNLDPANLILYGKGNPIDSLDVFGKYVTNVHVKDGLYPTDPQELGNEVRPGLGAVRFPEFIKRLKEIGFDGDLIIEREISGPQQSEDIRRTVDDLKVWLAA; encoded by the coding sequence ATGGAAATCGGCGTATTCAACTCGCTGCGCAATGGTGGCAAGTGTTTCGATCACGTGGAGCAGTTCGGTCTCAAGGTCTGCCAACTGGGGGTCTGGGACTACTCACAGGCGACCCCGGTGGCCGCGGAGACCGTGAAGGCGGAATCGGCGCGCACAGGCGTCCGAGTCTGCGCGGTGTGGGCCGGGTGGACGGGACCGGCAGCCTGGAACTTCACCGAGGGCCCCATCACGCTTGGCCTCGTGCCGCCCGCCTATCGCGCGATGCGCGTGAAGCAACTGAAGAAAGGCGCGGATTTTGCCGCGGCCTGCGGCGCTCCGGCCATCATCACGCACGCCGGATTCATCCCGGAGAACCTTACCGACCCCGCATTCGCCGAAGTCGTTGTTGCCCTTCGCGACGTGGCCAACTACTGCAAGAACCTGGGCCTGGGCTTCTGGTTTGAAACCGGGCAGGAGACCCCCATCGTCCTTCTGCGCACCATCAAGCACATCGGCACAGACAACCTCGGCGTCAACCTGGACCCGGCCAACCTCATCCTCTATGGGAAGGGCAACCCGATCGACTCGCTGGACGTATTCGGCAAATACGTGACCAACGTCCACGTGAAGGACGGCCTCTATCCCACCGATCCGCAGGAACTGGGCAACGAAGTCCGGCCAGGCCTGGGCGCCGTGCGATTTCCGGAGTTCATCAAGCGCCTCAAGGAGATCGGCTTCGATGGAGACCTCATCATCGAGCGCGAGATCTCGGGGCCGCAGCAGAGCGAGGACATCCGCAGGACCGTTGATGACCTGAAGGTCTGGCTGGCAGCGTGA